cctaaaatctaacaaccgagatagctgcaattgatagatcgagtttcgttgatttatttagactaaatatgctatgatagcacaacacatctaatctaTGCTACTCGTGTGCCAatcattcatgacaattacggatcactgaattcatggctagcagtagaaaattatataacgaattaaattgtcagattaaccgagatacaactttcatagtattaaatataaatcaacaaatacttggaataacaagaatattaaatccaaaaaaataaaacctcacagtgataaattaaacagtaaaaacaaccctcaaatcagaaataaaacttagcctaGGGTTGTGGAGAGAATCGGAGAAAATCCTTGCTCTTTCTTTTATGCTCTTCACGTGAGATTGGTAGAGGAAGAATTCTTTTTTcaatcttctttttcttctactGTGCATATATTGGTATGAGGATATTTTCTTTTGAACAATCTCTTTTTTACCGTCTCCCTCTTCCACATGGGTCCCACTTTTGATTTTTGAAGATTGTGTTTGTTACTAAAAATCTTATCTTGCCCCTCTCTCACGTGAATTGTGGTGTAGGTTATCAAAAGAAAGATTGGGTTCTAAAACATAAAAGACTAATAACCTAAAATAAATCATAAtccctaaaattaaaagatacttAGAAAATATCTTCCAATAATATAgagttttttatggaaaaaactctATCTTGTATTTCTtccttgatataaaaattcctTATCTCACTAGGCAGCCAAGGAATCgtcacaaggcgtgatcacgccttatccaaaaacatcttctgaatttttatgatccacttcttccactaagatcatattgataactttaattgtgatataaaatcaccctTTTTAGTCCAGATTTATCGCGAGAGCAGAAAACTTcctcctacaataaaatcacacaaaaatgtgtcaatttaGCACGTTGGAAGTGGTAACAACGAGAGACATGACAACAAAAAATGCAGCTATTATGAGCCTATCATTGGGCCTATATACAAGCATTTTGTCTTAATGGGCCAATGCTTGCAGGTATTTTTAgggttatattttaaataagccCAAAATTTGTCAAACCCAAATCCTCGAAGAAAGAAGCTACAAGAGTGGATAAGATCCCATCAGTAATTTTAACTGATGTGGATAAATCAAAGTATGTACAAACAGGAAGAGATCATGGAGAGATAATGGACAAGATCATGGAGTAGTGGGATAGAGGAAAAAACCACACAATGTGgtaaagaaaatgagggaattAGCAGAGAGATACACACATTCAATCGCACAAATTTTAGGAAACTCCCTGCAGACTTTTAATAGTTCTAGTCAAACATTTTAATAGCTTTTCATTCCATATTTCAGTAGTTCAAGTAATCTCCTTTCATATTTCAGCAATATTCTTTGTTTTATGTTAATATTTGGTAAATTTCTAcagtttattgaaaatataaatcatgTTAGGAGTTTATCTCTCAATTTCCAATAATGTTTCTttagttttctttatttatgTGGTTGTATTTGTTTAGAAAATCATAACAGACGGTTAAGTTTAGTATCTACAATCATTGTGTTTTTAGAATttagatttttataatttttacacAAATTGGTGCATCTTTGCCCTTGACACGCCTGCATCACATAAATATTGTGCAGACAGGATGGGAACAAAGTTCCAAAACAAAAAATcgacaaaattcaaaaaatcaaacttaataaATCCAATTAATGTCAGCCAGTACTACGATCGATATTCTTAAGGCCATGATTCACTCTGAGAAAGAATCTGCTGGATTCGATATTCCTCTCAGCAGACTCTTCAAAGATCTAGTAGGTTTGCTTAGCAATTCAGTCACCCTGAACAAATTCAAGGCTCCCATtacatcaaatattttttctctcatTCCTAAGGGACAGACTCTGAATATTTCTACTGTCGGTATGATGGTTGTAAAATGGAAAATAGGAGAGGAGTTGACCTCTATCAAGAAGACCTCAGATAAGAAGGCCAGTAAGGGTACTATTCCAAAACCGAAGAGAAAACTGATTCTTGAATCCAGTGACTCTGATATGGCTATTCTCCTCCTCCAAAGAAGCCACAAACCACCAAAACTAGGCCAGTGCCTATTCCAATCAAGGTTGTACCTATCTCTCAGACACAAGTAGTCAAGGAAACTGATGACAAGGCTACTGAATATCTTCTTGAAAAGATGAAACTGATAGTTGTTGCAGCTCCACCGAGGAAAATCAGTATGCCAACATCTTTCCCTCCTCCTCGACAAGCAAAATGAGTCATCGTTAGAGATCTTATTCAGTCCACAAGGTTAGGGCTAGACTCAAAATTCTCAACCAAGACAACattaggaaaaagaaaaagaaaagaaaaaatggtTGAGGTTGTGGAAACCGAACCAATGAGCGTTCAGACTCAGATTAACTTTCTAATAGATGAGCTTAATGAATTTGCAGAAGAGAATGTCAATTTTTTTCCTGAATGGTTTGAGTTTAGGACATCAATCTTTGCTAAGAAACTGAAGAAAAAGACTGTGTTGAATAGATTTATAGCATTGGAGAAAGTAGTGCTCAACCAAGTCAAAACATTAGTCATATCTGAAGCTCTTCAGTGTAGCGAATACTTTCTTGATGTTCTGCTCATTCATAAACTGGCCAAAGTCTGTGCAGCGGAAAGATCAAATTATGAACCATCTTTCCCAACAACATTTGATGATATTGCATTGATATATCAATTGGATATGGATCTTGTATCACTGCAATTGAAAGTCAGAAGTTGGGAGAATGACCATAAGATGTTTGAGCCAGTGGATCCTCAAGCCAAAGGAAAGAAGGCTGTTGGATCATCTTCTCAGTCAGCATTACCGAACCACTCAATCAAGTCACTGATGAAAAATCTCTACTGCCTGTGCCAGACAAATTTTAAAACCTCTTTGAATCTTTATGGAAAAATCCTTGTGCGCAATCAAAGCTTTCCGAGTTCAACATTCTTTTTGAAAAGCTGAACTGATCGAAATAAGCACATGCTGATAGTTTAAAATCTGATCATTTAAGGATCAATTCGTGCTTAGAATTCTTTGTGAAATACTTGTAATTGAGAGTAAGAAATCTTACTGCTCATTTGTTTAAAGAGTGAAGtataactaagagtttcagttaggtATTAGTAATTTCTACTGAAGTTGGTGATTTCAAACTATTGTAATTACCGAAGTCTTTTATTTCAATCCTTCCGCGAGTaagaagggatgacgtaggagtattaAAGTTTCCGAATATCCAGAAACAAACGCGTGTCATTTACATTTCCATCAGCCTATTTTTACTTTCCATTTTGATAGCTCGactgatttttatttataagttaTTTTGTGTTCAAACCGTTTCAGTTAGTCTATTTCCATGCAGTTTCCATTGCTGACTTACTGATAACCCaactaataataatttcatttcaATGTTGCTAACACAACCGAAATATTTGtacatttttttgaaattatttattcacTCCCTCTAAATCAATCTCCGAACCTAACATCtctatatattattttcaatttccaACATTTTTAAACGTTATTCTTTATATATTATTTCCGTTAAATTAAATATACCGTGATAATCTActcataacataaatttcaTTTACCTAAAAAAAACTATAGTAAACTTAAATAACCCTTTTAATTTCTTAACAGATTTCAAAACTTGTAATTCGTGATATTGGTACTATTTCTGAATACTTTCTTTGAATCTTCTTTTAAAAcagaaaaacaattaaaaatatgaaactGGGCCCGTTGACTGCCAACCTGGCCCGCTAATCAAATAGTGCTGATTTGATTTCTTTGAAGACAGATGCAACTAATCTGATCCGATATTCTTTATCAAGGCAATACATTGGACTATACTAATATATATTCATACtattaagacaaaaacttgtgtgagacagtctcacgagtcTTATTTaatgagacggatatcttatttgggtcattcatgaaaaaatattactttttatgctaagagtattactttttattgtaaatatcggtagggttgactcatctcacagataaagatttgtgagaccgtctcacaagatacctactctacTATTAATTAAACTTAAACTCCTGCCGTAACTAATTTTTAGTACGTtggtaacatttttttttatatataaattcaaagatATCATTTAACAATTTAACTTCATATTCcaaatttattatatcatatattctCTCCTATCATTTCAATATAATAAATTGATAactttcatttaaaaataaaaatacaagaaaGGTTGTTTggctaattatatatatacaagtgTTATCACTTGACGGGCAGTGGAATAATCCTTTATCTGGCAAGTAAGCTAAATGTCAACTTGGGCAGCTTACAAACGACACACACCACCCGACCCGAATCTAGATATTCTTGGGTCGGGTGAGTTTTCGGGTTTGTGGGTTCATTTCCGATCTTAAAGATGACGATGAGGTTGTATTCGGATGCATGTATTTGATTTAGATGGAGTGATTTAATTTGGTACAATGATTTTAAACATTTGGATGATGTTAATATTGAAGTATTTGAAATTCCTTTCAATTAGAAGAGAAAATGCTCAAACTGATAAGAGTGTGAATTTGAAATATCGTAAAgaagtttataattttttctatattttatacCAGATTCTTACCTGATATGAGTCGTGAATCAATCGCCTCATGACCAAGTCTAAGGTGATatcaaaagagaagaaaatatatcTTCTTTCTCTAGAGTATAAAATATCTTCTTCATCTGTCCTTTATATATCTTCTTTCTGTAtagtataaaatatattcaaacGCGATatcaaaagagaagaaaatatggTATGGTCTATTCAATTCATTCATTTAAACACAAACATctgttatttaattgaaaaaagtTTGCTAATGATTGAATTTGTTGTgaaaacatattaatttttgataaatcgTTGATGGTTTTAAACTcagaaatttattatatatatatatgacaaaaacatgtgtgagacggtttcacgagtcgtattttgtgagacagatatcttatttgggtcatctatgaaaaattattactttttatgctaagagtattaatttttattatgaatatcagtagggttgactcatctcacagataaagattcgtgagaccgtctcacaagagacctactatatatatatttttcaagaaagtaGGTTGATTTGAAACGAACAATTCGGCTATAATATAGTTTTGATTTCTATTGAATTTTCATGTGTGGCGTTGCAATCTTGTGCAACAcaataaaaactattttttgaGTGATTTGATTGAGTTTTATAATATCTCATTTCACATAATACGTGAGATTATAGCAATAACAATGTATAATTCATgagattaatattttatttttatatcgtAGGATTGTGATCTATTTTTTAttctgaaataaaaaaatttgataattattatttatttcagtatatatattttatttttcccatGGTTCttcattaatattattattattataatttgaaCATTGTAGTTCTTTTTTATTGTCGTGTAATCTTAACAgaacttgtattttttttttttttaagaattcaACTACACAATATATTGAGTTTGACAAAAATAAGGTGCAAATGCATACATTTTCTTCAACTTGACAAGAAAAATCATTGAAAGGAAAGCAAtttccatgttttttttttgtttttttttctctctttgaaAGGAACGTAATTTCCTTGTTGAAGgctttttctttgaatttttgtattatatttACAAATTTGTCATCGTACTTTGCCGCGTTGTTTCCATTATCGGAAGGGTAtgagtttttaatattttgaaaaatattaataagtgttgatgcataatcatttagTACCAATTACGGGTGTAAACGAATCGAACCAGTTCGCGAGGTTTTCGAGTCGGTTCGAAATATATTTGATTCGTATTTGAGCTTATCGAATTTGAGCCAAATTCGAACATGTTCAAACTTTTTTCGAGCCGCACTCGAGCTCATATGATTTGTTCGATAGTTCGCGAGCTACTCGTGAGTTTAATACTTTAttgtataatataattatatattaaataaataaatttttagtcTTTCGAGTACTTATTTTCGAGCAATAATTCAAATCGTTCGAGAACATGTTAGAATTTTTTAAGTCGAACTCGAACACGAGCTTTAATTCAAACTGAATTCgagccaaaatttttaaaagtttttaattttgaatcgATCTCGAATTCGAATAGAACTAATTCGAGCCAAATTGCATAATTCAAATTTTCGTTATATTCAGCTCGATTCGGTTTGTTTACACCTATAATACCAATATTTCGAGTTCGAGATGATGTATTGAATTCGAGATCTAATAGTGACAAAAACTCTTCTCACGgccaaagaaaatattaatagacttattgaaatatttgatttaacctttttttaaatatcagcattatatatatatttttaaaataaaataacataaaaaaccGTTGAATTATCATTATTGATTTTGGTAAAGTCAGCTTCTAAATTTTGATAATGTTAAATTCCAAGCATatctttaatttcaaatatgttaattaattaaaattatttttcatgaacACAAACGTAATAGAATAttgtaatttatattaaaatgacaaaatataaatatataatcataCATGGATAATTCATACCAAAAGTTTATAAtttcacaaaaatattattaaattaatgcattaaaaattaaatgaaaaacaaattcaTTCATAACAAATTAATGATActcaaatttattttctcaagcACCTAAATTGCTGAATTGTACtcactttaaattaaataaattagacttaaaaaataacataaaattttaaaaatcatcccATCGAAAATAGTAAAGaatttcataattataataaatttacatgtttttagtaaaaatatgaattaaaatttaaaaaaaaaactgaaagcTGCCCTATACTATATTCAAAAAGTAATATCTCAGCACTATATTGTTAAATATTGAATATGAAGGAcggaaaaaaataatcaatgtCTTGTATAGTGATCGTTTCCTTGTGGGTAATTTGTTTAACATGTGTTTTTTATGTGTCTCTACaaaaacccaaaacattaaaatcgttaaaattaaaaaaataagattataaatatagtaaaaacataaatatttcattttctttcccaTTTTATGGCACTACAAAGTTACCCTTCTTTTTATAAAAGGATTGGCAAAAAAcgaggaaaaaaatataataggcaaaaacttgtgtgagacggtttcacgggtcatattttgtgagatggatctcttatttgggtcatccatgaaaaaatattactttttatgctatgagtattactttttatatggaatatcgataaggttgacccgtctcacaagagagctGTTCAATATAATATTCATGTTTTCATTAATATTTAGAACAATATAATTTCCTTAGatcattcaaaaatttcaataaaagaTTTTACCTTGTTTTGGCAAAATATTTTAGCCCATTGATCTTCTCACATAAATTTTAGGTGATCTAATATAATATTGGAAGTTAATATAATTTCCAAACATAATATATACTAGTAAAAGATTCaagatcaaataatattaaacaattaacaccaaattattttcaattttgaagagttaatatttaaaaaggaagttttatttagatttttttcaatataaaatatgaaatgattTGAGAAAGTTTTTAATAaagtaattataaaattaaatattttaatggtatttaatttttttttccagcaaactaagttttattaatttatattcttCTAAGGTTCTCTTCCACGAAAGCCCTGAGAGACTTCTTGTCCATTTCATATTCTAAGAAAACTACGTTGCACCACTATAAAGCCATTTTTCCCCTCGAGAAAAGTCGTACAAATAttcagaaagaaaaaaaaacccaataaACTTTGTTGGTATCTTCTCAATCTTGACTTAGAAAGGTATCTATTTTTTAGTGATCTTTTTAATGATGAAGAGGATTCATTGATATGTTGTTATTTCTCAATTAGCTCCAAAATATGATGATTCTTGATCATCTAGTTGTGCTATTATCTGTAGTTTCTCTCTGTATTCTCCCACAAATTAGTGCTTCATCTTCTCCAGTCCTCGAATCATCGTGTCCTTTCGACTTCAAATATGTTTTGAAACTTCCATGGGATTCATCTTCTTGTCAAGAAGACAGCATTAGGAACACAAAAGAACTTGGTGAATCTAGCAATTGTTGCCAGACTCTTAAAAGTCTGTATGGCGTAGCCTTTGCTGAATACCTCAAACAAATGTCTCTCTTTCGATTACCGGATCTTCAAACATCGGTTTCTTGTTTGTTggattttcaagaaatgcttagCTTCCTCAAGTTGCCTGAAAATCTCACTTCTTTGTGTTTTCAGGCCTCACAGTTCGTTAACACTACTGATGTGTGTGCCGGAATTCAAACCGAAGCCGAGTGGTCATCAGTTTTGGGGTTGGATACGTCCCTAGAAACGGGATGTAGCCAAGATTTAACAGACCTTACTGCCTGTGATTCGTGCGTGATTGCTGGTTTTAAGGTTCAGGCTCGGTTGATGAGTGTAGATGGGAATCATACTCATTCAAAAGGCTGTTTTTACTACACAATTCTTTATGCTGCAGGAAAAGTTAACAAGTTTGGCCCTAAGAGTAATGGAGCACTTTCATGCATTTTTGGCCTACCTTTGAActtgaaaaaagatgcaaagAAATGGGCTCTTGTTTTTGGCTCAACCGTGGGCGGTTTTGCGGTTGTAGCAACGATTCTTTTGATCAGTTTTGTGCTGAGTGGGAGCAATTGGCCGAAAAGGGAGAGAGTTTCAGAGATCTTTTCAGTATCGGATCaagatttagaagaaaatgcgctACTGAACTGGAGACCAAAGACTGATACATTCTGGTTCAGTAGTGAAGATCTTGAAAAGGCAACAAACTTCTTTTCATCCAAGAATTTCATAGGACAAGGCCAATCCGGTGTCGTTTATAAAGGGAAGTTACCTGACGGAACCATGATTGCTGTCAAGAATATCGTGGATTCAGATTTTCAGGGGGAATTTGATTTCTATCGTGAAGTTGAGATCATCAGTGTTTTAAAGCATAGAAACCTTGTGCCTCTTCGAGGCTGCTCTGTGTCGAGCGGGGATGCATATAGTGAAAGAGAGAGCCAGAAATACTTGGTATATGATTACATGCCAAATGGGAATTTACATGATCATTTATTTCCATTGCGAAAAGGTAAATATGGTAAGAAGCCAATGACGTGGCCTCAGAGAAAGAACATAATCTTggatgtggcaaatgcattaGCTTATCTTCACTATGGAGTGAAGCCTCCTATATATCACAGAGATATTAAGCCTACAAACATACTGTTAGATTCAAGTATGAGAGCCAAAGTCGCAGATTTCGGGCTCGCAAAACAAGGACAAGAATCCATATCCAATTTCACCACTAGAATAGCAGGTACTCACGGTTACTTAGCACCTGAATACGCTATGTACGGTCAGCTGACAGAAAAGAGTGATGTTTATAGCTTCGGAATGGTGATTCTTGAAATAATGTGTGGCAGAAAGGCTCTTGATTTGTCGGAATCGACGTTTTTGATAACCGACTGGGCGTGGCCGTCTGTGAAAGATGGAAAGATAGAGCATGTTTTGGACGTTTCATTGTTGGAAGATGAGGGATGTGGAGGAAAGAGATATCCTAAGGTGATAATGGAAAGATTTGTGAAGATTGGGATATTGTGTTCTCATTTGATGGTGGCTTTGAGGCCTACAATATCGGATGCTTTGAAAATGTTGGAAGGAGATATTGAGGTTCCAGTGATTCCTGACAGGCCCTTGTATGCTAATAACAACATGTTCAATTCTACTTACAGAAGAGAGGGGATTTAGAGTAAATTGCGTCAAAGTTTTGAATCTTCTATGCTACTACATTAGTTGTTATACCAATCAGATTCAAAGTAGTAAAAGATGTAACATAGAATAATACACAAGATTTCATGTGTGGGGGATGGACTTGCTGTACAATAGTTTTTGGCAGGTTTTTTTGGACAGATGAGGTCTAAGTTGCATTGTTGTGTTACCTTACTCACTATGTAGCATAAACATACTACATTTtaaatcagttttttttttgtcccTTCAATGGTGTTTATGTAATCAAGGGTGTAACCTAATGGACGAAGGGGCAATTTTTccctgtattttttttaaatattaattagtttTTAATCGCTAAAAACTAAGAATTTTGTTACGAAAATGTATGCCTCCCCCAAAGAAAGGGAAAAAAGGTGGAAAATATTGAGTATTGGCTATTGATTTCCTTTTAATTTCCAATATCAAGTTGTTACATTGCTCATGTGGGTACACAACGTTTCAAGAATAAACATCAAATTTATATCTTTTAGCCTACTGTGACAAACATATTttatcgataaaaaaaaaaatcaatatcatGAATAAGAAGAATAATTTcgggacaaaaacttgtgtgaaacgatctcacgggtcgtattttgtgagatgaagctcttatttgagtcatccatgaaaaaatattaatttttacgctaagagtattactttttattatgaatatcaatagggttgacccgtctcacagataaagattagtAAGACCGTGTCACAAGAGACTTGCTCCAATTTCGGAAACCATTTGGTATGGAATTTGTTTCCTTCAAATATGTAGAATTAAAACGTCCTCAAGTTGACATAATCTGTGCCACTGATGGGAAATGCCTTCTAATATTCATTCATCTTttaacaataattttaattgcatattaattaagtaaatcgaatattgttaaatttataaCGATCACTGTGAAAAAACAATTCAATTTCCGATCACAATCTTAGTCtgcaaaatcaaatataatgCTATTTATAATTGTTAAGAGTAAACCGATAATTTATCATTCATTACATAATAATATCTCAATCTAACAAACCAAATAATAGCAtatcattatttatataaaattatttaatatccaATCCCATCTATTCATTTCAGTCATCACAGATTAATTTATCCGCAAACAATCTCATCACTTAAACCAAAAACGGTGCACAACTTGGGAGTCTTTGTGAATCCAATCATCCACATAAAACATATAATGAAGTGCATTAAAATGCAGAATATTAAGGGGATTGGAAACAGCTTTCATAATGGAATACTTCAATACACTTCTGACAAATATCTATAAATTTTAGAGAAAAGTTCAAATTACATCTGCATACATGAAACATATGATTACTATACCAATTACCAAGTCTCATCTTGTTTTTAACCAGCTAAAATTTGCGATTCAATCCTTATATGGTTTATGCTCACATGCACTTCACACACCATATTAACTGGAAAAACATTGTTCTAATATTTTCTACACATAAACTAGCTATGTAGTGCCCCATAATACAACAACGAAACAGGAATACATTATCTCAAAAGGCATACCAATGTTTGGAGGACGATAGTCACAAGGCTAAGTCTTTGGTGGTGAAAGTTGCTCCCTAAGAAAGGGAAGTTCCACCAGTTTACCAATGGCACCCTCACCAACAGTTACGGAGTCTCCCTCTGAAGTCACTCTCCTCTTGATATATCCCAGTCCAAATAGCTCAGATCCTTTCCTACCAGCTGTGAAGCTTGTCAGTTTGCCAACCTGCAGTTTACAGGCATTGTTCGCAACTTTAGATGTTGAAAAAATACAAATGACAGTGACACTGAAAACGGAAATTGGCTCCATGAATGGTTGTCCTGTCCATTTGATACATAGAGAAGTTAAAGCTCCcagaaaaagaattttaataAGAAGCTTCTTAGGTATTTTGcctcaaaaaattattttttcatagcGTAGAGAAGAACATGGGGACTACCTTATTTCCATCAAAGGTAATGATATTGCCTGGTTCCACTGGGGATGATAACCGTAAACCCCATAATCTCTGCTTGACTCCATCATAAGTTACAAGTCTGGATATGGTCTCCTGTCCTTTATAACACCCTGCCAAAGAAACCCATGGCTTCAAAAAAACAACCATGTAAGATTTCACTTGAGAAGAAATGTAGTAAAAAGTGCCACCTTTATTCAAAGAAACTGCCCTCCAGAGACCTGCCTCCAAAACATTATATTCGTCCGTGAGT
This genomic interval from Primulina huaijiensis isolate GDHJ02 chromosome 14, ASM1229523v2, whole genome shotgun sequence contains the following:
- the LOC140957571 gene encoding probable receptor-like protein kinase At1g11050 isoform X1, producing the protein MMILDHLVVLLSVVSLCILPQISASSSPVLESSCPFDFKYVLKLPWDSSSCQEDSIRNTKELGESSNCCQTLKSLYGVAFAEYLKQMSLFRLPDLQTSVSCLLDFQEMLSFLKLPENLTSLCFQASQFVNTTDVCAGIQTEAEWSSVLGLDTSLETGCSQDLTDLTACDSCVIAGFKVQARLMSVDGNHTHSKGCFYYTILYAAGKVNKFGPKSNGALSCIFGLPLNLKKDAKKWALVFGSTVGGFAVVATILLISFVLSGSNWPKRERVSEIFSVSDQDLEENALLNWRPKTDTFWFSSEDLEKATNFFSSKNFIGQGQSGVVYKGKLPDGTMIAVKNIVDSDFQGEFDFYREVEIISVLKHRNLVPLRGCSVSSGDAYSERESQKYLVYDYMPNGNLHDHLFPLRKGKYGKKPMTWPQRKNIILDVANALAYLHYGVKPPIYHRDIKPTNILLDSSMRAKVADFGLAKQGQESISNFTTRIAGTHGYLAPEYAMYGQLTEKSDVYSFGMVILEIMCGRKALDLSESTFLITDWAWPSVKDGKIEHVLDVSLLEDEGCGGKRYPKVIMERFVKIGILCSHLMVALRPTISDALKMLEGDIEVPVIPDRPLYANNNMFNSTYRREGI
- the LOC140957571 gene encoding probable receptor-like protein kinase At1g11050 isoform X2, giving the protein MSLFRLPDLQTSVSCLLDFQEMLSFLKLPENLTSLCFQASQFVNTTDVCAGIQTEAEWSSVLGLDTSLETGCSQDLTDLTACDSCVIAGFKVQARLMSVDGNHTHSKGCFYYTILYAAGKVNKFGPKSNGALSCIFGLPLNLKKDAKKWALVFGSTVGGFAVVATILLISFVLSGSNWPKRERVSEIFSVSDQDLEENALLNWRPKTDTFWFSSEDLEKATNFFSSKNFIGQGQSGVVYKGKLPDGTMIAVKNIVDSDFQGEFDFYREVEIISVLKHRNLVPLRGCSVSSGDAYSERESQKYLVYDYMPNGNLHDHLFPLRKGKYGKKPMTWPQRKNIILDVANALAYLHYGVKPPIYHRDIKPTNILLDSSMRAKVADFGLAKQGQESISNFTTRIAGTHGYLAPEYAMYGQLTEKSDVYSFGMVILEIMCGRKALDLSESTFLITDWAWPSVKDGKIEHVLDVSLLEDEGCGGKRYPKVIMERFVKIGILCSHLMVALRPTISDALKMLEGDIEVPVIPDRPLYANNNMFNSTYRREGI